In the Carboxydothermus hydrogenoformans Z-2901 genome, one interval contains:
- the trpS gene encoding tryptophan--tRNA ligase: MEKIVLSGMRPTGRLHLGHLLVLENWVKLQEEAKCFYMIADWHALTTEYENTDEVLQNIEYLALDFLAAGIDPEKSALFVQSEVKEHAELALLFGMFTPLSWLERVPTYKDQKEKLGEMGKDLNTYGFLGYPLLQAADILIYRANLVPVGEDQLPHLELTREVARRFNYLYGSVFPEPQAVLHAVPLLPGIDGRKMSKSYKNEIALSSTPEEVSEQVRNMITDPARVRKTDPGHPEVCVVHTYYQVFYPEKVTEIEEQCRTAGIGCVACKKQLALKINEILEPLRERREEFLKGKKYLEILAEGQAKASRAAKETMREVREKMKLR, translated from the coding sequence ATGGAAAAAATCGTATTAAGCGGGATGAGACCAACGGGGAGGCTCCACTTAGGCCATTTGCTGGTGCTCGAAAACTGGGTTAAACTGCAAGAGGAAGCTAAATGCTTTTATATGATTGCCGACTGGCATGCTTTAACTACCGAATATGAAAATACCGATGAAGTTTTACAAAACATTGAATATTTAGCTTTGGATTTTCTTGCTGCCGGAATTGACCCGGAAAAATCAGCATTGTTTGTGCAATCGGAAGTAAAGGAGCATGCGGAGCTGGCTCTTTTGTTTGGTATGTTTACTCCCCTTTCGTGGTTAGAACGGGTTCCCACCTATAAGGACCAAAAGGAAAAGCTTGGAGAAATGGGGAAAGATTTAAATACTTACGGTTTTTTAGGTTACCCTTTACTGCAGGCAGCGGATATTTTAATTTACCGGGCAAATTTAGTGCCGGTAGGGGAAGACCAGCTTCCCCATTTAGAGCTTACCCGGGAGGTCGCCCGGAGGTTTAACTATCTTTACGGTAGTGTATTTCCCGAGCCGCAGGCGGTGCTTCATGCCGTTCCGCTGCTACCGGGGATTGATGGACGGAAGATGAGTAAAAGTTATAAAAATGAGATTGCTTTATCCAGCACGCCGGAGGAAGTCTCTGAGCAGGTGAGAAATATGATTACCGACCCGGCAAGGGTTCGGAAAACCGATCCCGGCCACCCCGAGGTTTGTGTGGTGCATACTTACTATCAAGTTTTTTATCCGGAAAAAGTAACCGAAATAGAAGAACAGTGCCGAACGGCAGGAATAGGCTGTGTGGCCTGCAAGAAACAGTTGGCTTTAAAAATTAACGAAATTTTAGAACCCCTTAGAGAAAGAAGGGAAGAATTTTTAAAAGGCAAAAAGTATCTTGAAATATTGGCCGAAGGGCAGGCAAAGGCGAGCCGGGCAGCTAAGGAAACAATGAGGGAAGTTCGGGAAAAAATGAAGCTGAGGTAA
- a CDS encoding site-2 protease family protein, translating into MDSFFGFLRIPSLYDLGVMLPGIIVGLTIHEFSHALVATSLGDDTPRREGRLTLSPLSHIDPVGVLLLLIAGFGWAKPVPVNPYNFRGDPRNGMALVALAGPLSNFVLAFIIVLFLAFGGINLPYAWEIGITAVAINVSLGVFNLLPVFPLDGEKIFNRFFSYEIRKFMVSYGQAILLLLLFTGAISFVLQPITRFILNFYFALFKFLVG; encoded by the coding sequence ATGGATAGTTTTTTTGGGTTCTTAAGGATTCCGTCATTATACGACCTGGGAGTGATGCTTCCGGGGATAATCGTCGGCTTAACCATCCATGAATTCAGTCATGCTCTGGTAGCTACAAGCCTCGGGGATGATACGCCCCGGAGGGAAGGAAGGTTAACCTTATCACCCCTTTCCCATATCGACCCGGTAGGGGTTTTGCTGCTTTTAATTGCCGGATTTGGCTGGGCTAAACCGGTTCCCGTTAATCCTTACAACTTCCGGGGTGACCCGCGTAACGGTATGGCTTTGGTGGCTTTAGCCGGACCTTTATCCAATTTTGTGCTGGCTTTTATTATCGTTCTTTTCCTGGCTTTCGGGGGGATAAATCTTCCCTATGCTTGGGAAATTGGCATTACTGCGGTAGCGATCAACGTATCTTTGGGGGTATTTAACCTTTTACCGGTTTTTCCGTTGGACGGGGAAAAGATATTTAATCGTTTTTTTTCTTACGAAATCCGGAAGTTTATGGTTAGCTATGGTCAGGCAATACTCCTTTTATTACTTTTTACCGGCGCCATTTCCTTTGTTTTACAACCAATTACGCGGTTTATTTTAAATTTTTATTTTGCACTTTTTAAGTTTTTGGTAGGATAG